In Trichlorobacter lovleyi, the DNA window TGGATATGCTGGTGGCAAAGGCCGTTGACAACAAGATCCCGCTGGCGGTGGTCGAGGCGGTGCCGGATGTGGATATTCCGGTGGACCTGGCCAGCATGATCCCGGTTGTCAAGGCGCTCAGGGCGGCATCTGCCTACAACAACGCCATTCTGGTTCCGGTGCATACGCTGCAGGTGCTGGATGAACTCGGGCTGGAGAGTACGGCGCCACCGCCACAACGCTAGCAGACGGTTGAAAAATGTCCATTGCGTTATGCAGGGCCCGCTCCTGTGCCGTGCCGTTACTGGCCCCTGCAGCGTTTTTCAACAATCTGCCGACAGAAGCCCTGCAGTCTTTGTCGCCATATGAAAGGAACCGTCGTGAACCATCAGGAATTATCCCGTGATCTGAAAGAACTGCTTACCCTGCGATGGTCCCCCGTAGCGGTCAGGCTGCTGAAGCATGGAGAGGAAAAGCCGGCCAACGTCTTTGAGCCATCCGTGCCGCTCAGGCACTGTCAGGCCATCACCGCGGCGCGGCGGGGCAACAGCATCTACATGCCCCCTGCCAAGCATGCCTGCCCCGACGGGTCGGCAATCATGGGGCTGATCCCGATGTCGCCCAAGCTGCGCTCCGGCGAACTGTACCTGCTGTTCAAGAAACTGCCCAACATAGAAATAGCCCGCAAAATGATCGCATCACGGTCCGAGTTTGCCACCGGCACCTACCGCGCCAGCGTGGTTGCCCCGCTGGAGGATGCCGAATTTACGCCCGATGTTGTTATCTTTACCCTCTACCCCGAGCAGGCGATGTGGTGCTGTTGCGCATCAAGTTACGGCAGCGGCGACCGGCAGGTCTTCAATACCTCGGGCTTTAACTCCACCTGCTCCGACCTGACGGTGCAGGTGATGAAGAGTCAGCGGATGAATATCTCCTTCGGCTGCTACGGAGCCCGGGCGATCAGCGATATCAGCGATTTTGAGACCTACCTCGCGATTCCTTATGACCAGCTGCCGGCGCTGATCGAATCCCTGAAAAAGCTGGCGGTGAAGAGCATCCCCGAGGCGCGGCGCAAGATCTACATGCCGCCGGTCATTGACAACGTCTCCGGCCCGGAGCACCAGGAAGGCTGCCATGTCTCCGTCCGGATACAGCAGGATCGCTGCAACGGCTGCGAACTCTGCGTTGCCTTCTGCCCGGATGCCGTACTGGAGATGCGGGAGACCGCAAACGGACCCAAGGCGGTGGCGGTTGCCGAGGAAAAATGCAGCAGTTGCTATACCTGTGTCGGCCAGTGCCCGCAAAAGGCCATCCAGCTGGAACAGCGGGCGAACTAGACCGGCTTTTGCTGCAAGGGGGAACACGTGCCATACGAAATCAGATTTGCCGACAGCGCTGATGCAGAGGTCCTGCAGGGCATCTTTCTTGAGAGTGATATGGACCTGGCCGGCGAGATCGAAGAGCATATCGTGATCAGCACGGGGGATCGCATTATCGGTGGCGGCATGCTGACCCAGACGGACCAGGATCTGTTTCACCTGATTGTCTTTGCCATCAGCGAGCATGAACGTACCCACGGCCTGGGCAGGCTGCTGCTTGATAAGTTGCTGCAACAGCCCTGGGATTTCTGTCATGGCGGCAGCATGCCGGGGGGCGGCAGCTATCAGGTCACCACGGTGGCAAAGGGGAAGAGCGCCGGTTTCTACGGCAAACTCGGCTTTGTGTCTTGCGGATTCAGCGATCTGGCAGCCCCCTTTGCCGGACAGTGCGATGACTGTCCGGAGGCTGCTGACTGTCATCCGGTGGCCATGCGCTGCAGCTGTTCAATTGCAGGGGCTGACACCCAGGGCGCCTCGGACGGAGCGGTGTCATGAGCAGCGCCGCCTTTACCCTGCTGGGCAGCGGCGCCGGTCCCGGTGCCCCCTCCTTTTTCTGTGACTGCGTTGGCTGCCGGGAGGCACGGGAACATCCCGCTGCCATCAGGACACGCAGCGGTGCACTGCTCACTGCCGGCGGTCAGCAGGTGCTGATCGACACCCCGCCGGATCTCAGACAGCAGTTGCTGAGGGAGCAGGTTTCCGACATCGATACGCTGTTCATCACCCACTGGCATTATGACCATTTCGGCGGGATCGGTGAGCTTGAGTACTATGTCAAGCTGAAGCGCAGGCAGCCGATTGCCCTCTATCTGCCCCCTTCGGCACTGGAGCTGTTTCATAACGCCTTTCCTGCGCTTGAGGAGATCTTTACGGTACAAACCTGGGAGTTTTTCCGGTCCTACCCGCTGGGTGAGGTCCTGATCACGCCGCTGCCGGCCCGCCACAGCATTGAAACCGCCGGATTCATGGTCAGTTCGCAGACAACCCGGTTGGCCTATTTTCCGGACACCGCCGGTCTCCCCCCGGAGACGCTGGCGTTGGTGCAGGGGGCTGATTACCTGATCTGCGATGCCACCTTTAGCGGTGAAAACTGGTTTCCCAACAGCCATATGTCCATTGCCGAGGCGATCGAACTGGGGCAGCAGGCCGAGGCAAAAACAGTGATTCTGACCCATATCTCCGTCCATTACAGCCAGCCGCTGACCAGCGTAGAGCTGCAGCAGCAACTGGCAGCGTATCCCCATGTCCGGGCTGCCCATGACGGCATGCTGATATCCCTGTCCGGTGAGGGGGTAACACGATGAAGCGCTCTCTGGGAGCAGCAACACTGTCACTGCCTTCTCCGGTCTGGGTTATCGGGAGTTTTGACGCACAGGGGCAGCCGAACCTGATGACCGTCTCCTGGGCCGGTATCTGCTGCTCGGACCCGCCCTGCGTTGCGATCTCCGTACGCAAGAACCGGCTGACACATCGTAATATCAGCACGTCCGGGGCCTTCACGGTCAATGTGCCCGGCTGCCGCCATCTTGCCCAGGCCGACCTGATCGGGATGGTGTCCGGTGTCGTGGCCGACAAGTTTGCGACAACCGGCCTGACCGCCGTTACCAGTGGCCTGGTCAATGCCCCCTATGTGCAGGAATTCCCCCTCAACCTCGAATGCAGCGTGCTGCACAGTAGTGACCTGGGCAGCCATACCCAGTTCATCGGCCTGATTTGTGATGTCAAGGCTGATGAAGAGGTGCTTGGCAAACAGGGCGTGCCGCTTGCCGGGCTGGTGCAGCCGGTCCTGGCCAGTGCCCCGGAACGCTCCTATTACACCCTTGGTCCCCAACTGGTCAGGACCGCGACCGCAGGCAAGGCCCTTCAGCCCGGTAAGTCTGCTGTCTGATCAGCCATTAAATGTTAGGAATAGACTGCCATGCCCTTTAATCACTCAGACTGGATACGGCTTCCGTTAGCCTCATCAGCACTGTACCTTGCTCCGGGACAGCCTGCCTGGTTTGTTCCCACGGCAGAGGGGGATCGCCTGCTCAGCTCAGCGGCCTCCGGCGCTGTTCTGCAGGACAGCGACTCCCGGCTGTTTCTGCAACGGCTGCCGGAGGGCACGCCGGCCGTCTATCCGGGCAGAGAACTGCTGCTGCCCAAGTCTCCCGCATTGCGGGAACTCTGGTTCCATGTCACCGATGCCTGCAACAT includes these proteins:
- a CDS encoding DUF169 domain-containing protein — translated: MNHQELSRDLKELLTLRWSPVAVRLLKHGEEKPANVFEPSVPLRHCQAITAARRGNSIYMPPAKHACPDGSAIMGLIPMSPKLRSGELYLLFKKLPNIEIARKMIASRSEFATGTYRASVVAPLEDAEFTPDVVIFTLYPEQAMWCCCASSYGSGDRQVFNTSGFNSTCSDLTVQVMKSQRMNISFGCYGARAISDISDFETYLAIPYDQLPALIESLKKLAVKSIPEARRKIYMPPVIDNVSGPEHQEGCHVSVRIQQDRCNGCELCVAFCPDAVLEMRETANGPKAVAVAEEKCSSCYTCVGQCPQKAIQLEQRAN
- a CDS encoding GNAT family N-acetyltransferase, encoding MPYEIRFADSADAEVLQGIFLESDMDLAGEIEEHIVISTGDRIIGGGMLTQTDQDLFHLIVFAISEHERTHGLGRLLLDKLLQQPWDFCHGGSMPGGGSYQVTTVAKGKSAGFYGKLGFVSCGFSDLAAPFAGQCDDCPEAADCHPVAMRCSCSIAGADTQGASDGAVS
- a CDS encoding MBL fold metallo-hydrolase; translated protein: MSSAAFTLLGSGAGPGAPSFFCDCVGCREAREHPAAIRTRSGALLTAGGQQVLIDTPPDLRQQLLREQVSDIDTLFITHWHYDHFGGIGELEYYVKLKRRQPIALYLPPSALELFHNAFPALEEIFTVQTWEFFRSYPLGEVLITPLPARHSIETAGFMVSSQTTRLAYFPDTAGLPPETLALVQGADYLICDATFSGENWFPNSHMSIAEAIELGQQAEAKTVILTHISVHYSQPLTSVELQQQLAAYPHVRAAHDGMLISLSGEGVTR
- a CDS encoding flavin reductase family protein — encoded protein: MKRSLGAATLSLPSPVWVIGSFDAQGQPNLMTVSWAGICCSDPPCVAISVRKNRLTHRNISTSGAFTVNVPGCRHLAQADLIGMVSGVVADKFATTGLTAVTSGLVNAPYVQEFPLNLECSVLHSSDLGSHTQFIGLICDVKADEEVLGKQGVPLAGLVQPVLASAPERSYYTLGPQLVRTATAGKALQPGKSAV